The genomic segment GCTTCTTCAAAAGCTTTCATCCACGGATTCTCTTCCTTTTCTGCAAGGACATGGCAAGGCGAGAAGGGCGGATTCCACGCACAATCAAATTCTTTTGAAGAAATTCTTGCTCCTTTGAAGTCGATCAGTTTTAGAGTCGAGCCGCTGAAAAGAAAAAATGCCGCACGTCGGGAGCGCGTATAACCCATCAGCGTCAATAACAATAGATTTGCGATCTCTTCCACAGCGCTTGTGTGATTCAGGCTGCCGGAAAAATCCATGAACAGCATCAGGTCGGATAGATGCTGCTGAATATCTTCCTTGCTGAAATGACCCGCCTTATACGAGTCAATAATCTTCCGGTAATCCATTTTTTAACGCAGAGACGCGGAGCCGCAGAGCAAAAAACAATTCTCGTATCTCTGCGTCCCTGCGTCTCTGCGTTAAAGGATTACTTTTTCAGGTATTTGATCATGCAGCATTCATTCTGGTCAGGACCGCTTTTATAGGTCACTTCGTCCATGCATTTCTTCATGATCAAGACTCCAAGACCGCCCCTCTTTTTTTGCTTGTAGAAGTGAGCCAGCTCATCCACCAAAACAAACTGCGAACTATCGATCTGGTCCCCCGTATGAAGAATGCGGACGGTGAACTTGTCTCCTTCCATCTCAAAAATGACCCGCATCTTCTTCCCTTCCTGGCCGTGATAAGAATGTTCAATCACATTCGTAAGCGCCTCTTCCACAGCAAGCGCTGCAGTTTCCGAATCTCTTTTTCCAAACCCCATAGACTCGGCCAGAGTACAACAAAGCATCCGGATCGCATTCAGATGCTTTGTCATACTGGGAAGGTGGATTTCCACTGTCTCTTCTACGCGGTTTTTGGTTATGGGTTCGGAATTCAATGTTTTGCCTCAAAACTCTGAATTGCTTTGTCTTCTGTATCGAAAATGGAATACAGATGGGTAAAACCCAAAACATCAAAAATGTTGAAAACCGTTTCATTCATGCTGCACATGCGAATATCGCCTTCGTTTTCCCGAATTTGATCGATAAAGCCCATGATGGCTCCGAGTCCTGCGCTGGCGATGTAAGAAAGATCCCTGCAGTTGATCACGATGTTATGTTGATTCTGTTCAATCAGGTTTTGTATAACTGATTCAAAATCTCTGGCAGTGTGAGCATTGATGAAGCCGACAGGTTCTACCACAGCTACGTTCCCTAGAGAACGGACATCTATTTTCAGCTCAGGCATGATTCACCTTTTGAGTTCCATTATAGCAGTACAGGAATAGTATTACGGACCTCGTTGCTTCGCAAAAGTGTTCAGGTATAATACCGGCAGGGGTCAAAGATGTTATTGTGCTACAGGTGTCATCGCGAGATTTCCGCGAATTCCGCTTTTCCTT from the bacterium genome contains:
- a CDS encoding STAS domain-containing protein translates to MPELKIDVRSLGNVAVVEPVGFINAHTARDFESVIQNLIEQNQHNIVINCRDLSYIASAGLGAIMGFIDQIRENEGDIRMCSMNETVFNIFDVLGFTHLYSIFDTEDKAIQSFEAKH
- a CDS encoding ATP-binding protein: MNSEPITKNRVEETVEIHLPSMTKHLNAIRMLCCTLAESMGFGKRDSETAALAVEEALTNVIEHSYHGQEGKKMRVIFEMEGDKFTVRILHTGDQIDSSQFVLVDELAHFYKQKKRGGLGVLIMKKCMDEVTYKSGPDQNECCMIKYLKK